A window from Festucalex cinctus isolate MCC-2025b chromosome 12, RoL_Fcin_1.0, whole genome shotgun sequence encodes these proteins:
- the LOC144031303 gene encoding uncharacterized protein LOC144031303 isoform X4 has translation MFRVSYIIRLDNQNPLCHRKMANNGRTVQRRRNRVTPQKDAEQHVLLEKDKMGLRESFINPFKGRGVVATQTFTKEEFVLEYRGKLCEQGLEQNLERNEQEAVFLFYFNWRGKGWCLDASDEDQSLGRLVNDNHIKPNCKMKVIEVGGLPHLCLFAIRDIAPGEELSYNYGNSDWPWRKKTPSLEAAEDTNASKRPKTPSLEAAEDTSASKRPKTPSLEAAAHTSSSKRPKTPSLEAAEDTSANKRPKTPSLEAAEDMSASKRPKTPSLEAAAHTSSSKRPKTPSLEAAEDTSASKRPKTPSLEVAEDMSAGDRCQTPPLEVGDDRMDAGDRPQTPLCEVTDDILNVANSPQSSTCLDESPEISDDTDYDDKDYIPETEKQNMFDSDDSIDLCPLEKTSSSSVFPSLANSAIDAQTSEKTKTNTSRKRSLLKVSGTRNQSPLKKSRVQCISESIKVSPPSNSKIKRVYDKRNYCLYCLTPSSKIARHLEAKHADKEEVAKAFMHPKNSQARRDELNILRRRGNYAHNSLIVRSGEGDLQACYRPRERKQGSDFIHCFHCQGLYAKKTIWKHIKICPAKKKSEKELGVSKKRVQSRCALKTAVACEISDGLKTVLSCMIYDEVTRVIYDDDLLLKFGQHLFDLNGSRKNRHDYIRQRLRELGRLLTEARKNSSIRKAVELIYPANFNRVITAVKVLAGHNSENNTYKKPSLALKIGHSLGVLSELIESDSLSSVDRDECLLEYAREFKTIKNFRWKALISRGATTTMTEAKWNAPQILPFTEDVKLLDEHVEKSREVAERMLKLCPSASNYAALAKVTLAQVIIFNRRREGEVSRMELSTFVERKELEHNEDMAACLTPLENKMCEFFTRLEIRGKRGRGVPVLLKPSMVSAMELLAQTREMCGVLKENVFMFGRPEAMTAYRGGECIQKLAKESGAKNPEALTSTRLRKHIATMSQVLNLQENEADQLADFLGHDIRVHRQYYRLPQGTLQLAKMSKMLLAVEQGTLSQYKGQTLDDVQIDPQEKVDSTQDPEESSDEESDLTVPEATGEADVEEEAATSLPSSSKTTLIEDMGVSQMTGGITKRKWTDAEIYAVEKHMMHFIHKCQVPQKLDCLRCINSEPHALKNRTWTGVKNFVRNRITTLKRRASAKC, from the exons ATGTTCAGAGTGAGTTACATAATCCGCCTTGATAACCAAAACCCTCTTTGCCATAGAAAGATGGCAAACAATGGAAGAACAGTGCAAAGGCGGAGGAATCGGGTCACTCCACAAAAAGATGCTGAGCAGCATGTACTATTGGAAAAGGATAAGATGGGACTTAGAGAGTCCTTCATTAACCCATTCAAAG GTCGAGGTGTGGTTGCTACACAGACTTttaccaaagaagaatttgtgcTGGAGTACCGTGGAAAGCTTTGTGAACAAGGTCTTGAGCAAAATTTGGAGCGTAATGAACAAGAAGCAGTCttcctattttatttcaactggAGAGGTAAAGGTTGGTG TCTTGATGCATCAGATGAAGACCAGTCATTGGGAAGGCTCGTAAATGACAACCACATAAAGCCAAACTGCAAGATGAAGGTTATTGAAGTTGGTGGTTTGCCACATCTTTGCCTTTTTGCAATCCGAGACATCGCTCCAGGTGAAGAATTGTCGTATAACTACGGAAATTCAGACTGGCCTTGGCGCAAAAAG ACACCATCACTTGAGGCCGCTGAAGACACGAATGCAAGCAAAAGACCTAAG ACACCATCACTTGAGGCCGCTGAAGACACGAGTGCTAGCAAAAGACCTAAG acaccatcacttgaggccgctgcacacacgagttcAAGCAAAAGACCTAAG ACACCATCACTTGAGGCCGCTGAAGACACGAGTGCGAACAAAAGACCTAAG ACACCATCACTTGAGGCCGCTGAAGACATGAGTGCGAGCAAAAGACCTAAG acaccatcacttgaggccgctgcacacacgagttcAAGCAAAAGACCTAAG ACACCATCACTTGAGGCCGCTGAAGACACGAGTGCTAGCAAAAGACCTAAG ACACCATCTCTTGAAGTTGCTGAAGACATGAGTGCTGGCGACAGATGTCAG ACACCACCTCTCGAGGTGGGAGATGACAGGATGGATGCTGGCGACAGGCCTCAG ACACCATTATGTGAAGTCACAGATGATATCCTAAATGTTGCCAATAGTCCTCAG tcTTCCACATGTTTGGACGAATCACCGGAGATCTCTGATGATACAGACTATGATGATAAAGATTATATTCcagaaacagaaaaacaaaatatgttcgACTCTGACGATAGCATAGACTTGTGTCCACTGGAGAAAACATCATCTTCATCTGTCTTCCCATCTTTGGCTAATTCAGCTATTGATGCTCAAACCTCTGAGAAGACAAAGACAAACACTTCAAGGAAGAGGAGCCTACTTAAGGTCTCTGGGACAAGAAACCAAAGTCCTCTGAAAAAAAGCAGAGTCCAGTGTATTTCAGAATCTATCAAAGTGTCTCCACCCTCAAACTCTAAAATTAAGAGAGTATATGATAAACGGAACTACTGTCTGTATTGTCTAACGCCCTCATCAAAAATTGCAAGACATCTAGAAGCTAAGCATGCAGATAAAGAAGAGGTTGCGAAAGCATTCATGCATCCAAAGAATTCACAGGCAAGACGAGATGAGTTGAATATTTTACGACGCCGTGGAAATTATGCTCACAATTCTCTTATTGTGAGGAGTGGAGAAGGAGATCTGCAGGCCTGCTATAGACCTCGGGAAAGAAAACAAGGTTCCGATTTTATCCATTGTTTTCATTGCCAAGGGCTctatgccaagaaaacaatctgGAAGCACATTaaaatctgtcctgccaagaaaaaatctgagaaggaATTAGGTGTTTCTAAAAAGCGAGTTCAATCAAGATGTGCATTAAAAACTGCAGTAGCATGTGAAATTAGTGACGGATTAAAAACTGTACTTTCCTGCATGATCTACGATGAGGTGACTCGTGTGATCTATGACGACGACCTACTCTTAAAGTTTGGACAGCATCTCTTTGATCTAAATGGATCAAGAAAGAACCGACATGACTACATAAGGCAAAGACTTAGAGAACTTGGTAGACTGCTGACAGAGGCCCGGAAGAATTCATCTATTCGCAAGGCAGTGGAGCTCATCTATCCTGCAAACTTTAATCGTGTGATAACTGCAGTGAAGGTATTGGCTGGGCACAACTCggaaaacaacacatacaaaaaaccCTCCTTAGCCTTAAAAATTGGTCACAGTCTGGGTGTACTTAGTGAGCTGATTGAAAGTGATAGTTTGTCTTCAGTTGACAGAGATGAGTGCTTGTTGGAATATGCTAGAGAATTTAAGACAATCAAAAATTTCAGATGGAAGGCATTGATTAGCAGAGGTGCGACGACGACAATGACAGAGGCAAAGTGGAATGCACCACAGATTTTACCTTTCACTGAAGATGTCAAACTTTTGGACGAACATGTGGAAAAGAGTAGAGAAGTTGCAGAAAGAATGCTTAAACTCTGTCCTTCTGCGAGTAATTATGCAGCACTGGCGAAAGTGACACTGGCTCAGGTGATAATTTTCAACAGAAGAAGAGAAGGAGAGGTGTCAAGAATGGAACTGTCTACTTTCGTAGAAAGGAAAGAGCTGGAACATAACGAGGACATGGCAGCCTGTCTCACCCCTCTGGAGAACAAGATGTGCGAGTTTTTCACTAGATTAGAAATCAGGGGGAAACGAGGAAGAGGTGTCCCTGTGCTCCTAAAACCATCAATGGTCTCAGCCATGGAGCTCCTAGCTCAAACCCGTGAGATGTGTGGAGtcttaaaagaaaatgtattcatgtttggaagaccggAAGCCATGACTGCTTACAGAGGGGGAGAGTGCATCCAAAAGCTTGCAAAGGAGAGTGGTGCTAAAAATCCAGAGGCCTTAACATCAACAAGGCTCAGGAAGCACATAGCTACAATGTCACAGGTTCTTAATCTTCAAGAAAATGAAGCAGACCAACTTGCGGACTTTCTGGGACATGACATTCGTGTGCACAGGCAGTATTATCGACTACCACAAGGAACACTACAGCTTGCCAAAATGAGCAAAATGTTGTTAGCTGTGGAGCAAGGAACCCTCTCCCAGTATAAAGGTCAAACCCTTGATGACGTTCAGATTGACCCGCAAG AAAAAGTTGACTCTACACAAGACCCAGAGGAATCAAGCGATGAGGAAAGTGATCTCACAGTCCCAGAAGCTACAGGGGAAGCAGATGTTGAGGAAGAGGCTGCAACATCCCTTCCATCTTCTTCCAAGACCACTCTCATTGAAG ATATGGGAGTTTCCCAGATGACAGGAGGCATCACCAAACGTAAGTGGACCGATGCTGAAATATATGCTGTCGAAAAGCACATGATGCACTTCATCCATAAATGCCAGGTACCACAAAAGTTGGACTGCCTTCGCTGTATTAATTCTGAACCACATGCCCTAAAAAATCGCACTTGGACTGGTGTCAAAAACTTTGTCAGAAACCGCATTACGACCTTAAAGAGAAGGGCTTCTGCCAAATGCTAA
- the LOC144031303 gene encoding uncharacterized protein LOC144031303 isoform X6: MANNGRTVQRRRNRVTPQKDAEQHVLLEKDKMGLRESFINPFKGRGVVATQTFTKEEFVLEYRGKLCEQGLEQNLERNEQEAVFLFYFNWRGKGWCLDASDEDQSLGRLVNDNHIKPNCKMKVIEVGGLPHLCLFAIRDIAPGEELSYNYGNSDWPWRKKTPSLEAAEDTNASKRPKTPSLEAAEDTSASKRPKTPSLEAAAHTSSSKRPKTPSLEAAEDTSANKRPKTPSLEAAEDMSASKRPKTPSLEAAAHTSSSKRPKTPSLEAAEDTSASKRPKTPSLEVAEDMSAGDRCQQTPPLEVGDDRMDAGDRPQQTPLCEVTDDILNVANSPQSSTCLDESPEISDDTDYDDKDYIPETEKQNMFDSDDSIDLCPLEKTSSSSVFPSLANSAIDAQTSEKTKTNTSRKRSLLKVSGTRNQSPLKKSRVQCISESIKVSPPSNSKIKRVYDKRNYCLYCLTPSSKIARHLEAKHADKEEVAKAFMHPKNSQARRDELNILRRRGNYAHNSLIVRSGEGDLQACYRPRERKQGSDFIHCFHCQGLYAKKTIWKHIKICPAKKKSEKELGVSKKRVQSRCALKTAVACEISDGLKTVLSCMIYDEVTRVIYDDDLLLKFGQHLFDLNGSRKNRHDYIRQRLRELGRLLTEARKNSSIRKAVELIYPANFNRVITAVKVLAGHNSENNTYKKPSLALKIGHSLGVLSELIESDSLSSVDRDECLLEYAREFKTIKNFRWKALISRGATTTMTEAKWNAPQILPFTEDVKLLDEHVEKSREVAERMLKLCPSASNYAALAKVTLAQVIIFNRRREGEVSRMELSTFVERKELEHNEDMAACLTPLENKMCEFFTRLEIRGKRGRGVPVLLKPSMVSAMELLAQTREMCGVLKENVFMFGRPEAMTAYRGGECIQKLAKESGAKNPEALTSTRLRKHIATMSQVLNLQENEADQLADFLGHDIRVHRQYYRLPQGTLQLAKMSKMLLAVEQGTLSQYKGQTLDDVQIDPQEKVDSTQDPEESSDEESDLTVPEATGEADVEEEAATSLPSSSKTTLIEDMGVSQMTGGITKRKWTDAEIYAVEKHMMHFIHKCQVPQKLDCLRCINSEPHALKNRTWTGVKNFVRNRITTLKRRASAKC, from the exons ATGGCAAACAATGGAAGAACAGTGCAAAGGCGGAGGAATCGGGTCACTCCACAAAAAGATGCTGAGCAGCATGTACTATTGGAAAAGGATAAGATGGGACTTAGAGAGTCCTTCATTAACCCATTCAAAG GTCGAGGTGTGGTTGCTACACAGACTTttaccaaagaagaatttgtgcTGGAGTACCGTGGAAAGCTTTGTGAACAAGGTCTTGAGCAAAATTTGGAGCGTAATGAACAAGAAGCAGTCttcctattttatttcaactggAGAGGTAAAGGTTGGTG TCTTGATGCATCAGATGAAGACCAGTCATTGGGAAGGCTCGTAAATGACAACCACATAAAGCCAAACTGCAAGATGAAGGTTATTGAAGTTGGTGGTTTGCCACATCTTTGCCTTTTTGCAATCCGAGACATCGCTCCAGGTGAAGAATTGTCGTATAACTACGGAAATTCAGACTGGCCTTGGCGCAAAAAG ACACCATCACTTGAGGCCGCTGAAGACACGAATGCAAGCAAAAGACCTAAG ACACCATCACTTGAGGCCGCTGAAGACACGAGTGCTAGCAAAAGACCTAAG acaccatcacttgaggccgctgcacacacgagttcAAGCAAAAGACCTAAG ACACCATCACTTGAGGCCGCTGAAGACACGAGTGCGAACAAAAGACCTAAG ACACCATCACTTGAGGCCGCTGAAGACATGAGTGCGAGCAAAAGACCTAAG acaccatcacttgaggccgctgcacacacgagttcAAGCAAAAGACCTAAG ACACCATCACTTGAGGCCGCTGAAGACACGAGTGCTAGCAAAAGACCTAAG ACACCATCTCTTGAAGTTGCTGAAGACATGAGTGCTGGCGACAGATGTCAG CAGACACCACCTCTCGAGGTGGGAGATGACAGGATGGATGCTGGCGACAGGCCTCAG CAGACACCATTATGTGAAGTCACAGATGATATCCTAAATGTTGCCAATAGTCCTCAG tcTTCCACATGTTTGGACGAATCACCGGAGATCTCTGATGATACAGACTATGATGATAAAGATTATATTCcagaaacagaaaaacaaaatatgttcgACTCTGACGATAGCATAGACTTGTGTCCACTGGAGAAAACATCATCTTCATCTGTCTTCCCATCTTTGGCTAATTCAGCTATTGATGCTCAAACCTCTGAGAAGACAAAGACAAACACTTCAAGGAAGAGGAGCCTACTTAAGGTCTCTGGGACAAGAAACCAAAGTCCTCTGAAAAAAAGCAGAGTCCAGTGTATTTCAGAATCTATCAAAGTGTCTCCACCCTCAAACTCTAAAATTAAGAGAGTATATGATAAACGGAACTACTGTCTGTATTGTCTAACGCCCTCATCAAAAATTGCAAGACATCTAGAAGCTAAGCATGCAGATAAAGAAGAGGTTGCGAAAGCATTCATGCATCCAAAGAATTCACAGGCAAGACGAGATGAGTTGAATATTTTACGACGCCGTGGAAATTATGCTCACAATTCTCTTATTGTGAGGAGTGGAGAAGGAGATCTGCAGGCCTGCTATAGACCTCGGGAAAGAAAACAAGGTTCCGATTTTATCCATTGTTTTCATTGCCAAGGGCTctatgccaagaaaacaatctgGAAGCACATTaaaatctgtcctgccaagaaaaaatctgagaaggaATTAGGTGTTTCTAAAAAGCGAGTTCAATCAAGATGTGCATTAAAAACTGCAGTAGCATGTGAAATTAGTGACGGATTAAAAACTGTACTTTCCTGCATGATCTACGATGAGGTGACTCGTGTGATCTATGACGACGACCTACTCTTAAAGTTTGGACAGCATCTCTTTGATCTAAATGGATCAAGAAAGAACCGACATGACTACATAAGGCAAAGACTTAGAGAACTTGGTAGACTGCTGACAGAGGCCCGGAAGAATTCATCTATTCGCAAGGCAGTGGAGCTCATCTATCCTGCAAACTTTAATCGTGTGATAACTGCAGTGAAGGTATTGGCTGGGCACAACTCggaaaacaacacatacaaaaaaccCTCCTTAGCCTTAAAAATTGGTCACAGTCTGGGTGTACTTAGTGAGCTGATTGAAAGTGATAGTTTGTCTTCAGTTGACAGAGATGAGTGCTTGTTGGAATATGCTAGAGAATTTAAGACAATCAAAAATTTCAGATGGAAGGCATTGATTAGCAGAGGTGCGACGACGACAATGACAGAGGCAAAGTGGAATGCACCACAGATTTTACCTTTCACTGAAGATGTCAAACTTTTGGACGAACATGTGGAAAAGAGTAGAGAAGTTGCAGAAAGAATGCTTAAACTCTGTCCTTCTGCGAGTAATTATGCAGCACTGGCGAAAGTGACACTGGCTCAGGTGATAATTTTCAACAGAAGAAGAGAAGGAGAGGTGTCAAGAATGGAACTGTCTACTTTCGTAGAAAGGAAAGAGCTGGAACATAACGAGGACATGGCAGCCTGTCTCACCCCTCTGGAGAACAAGATGTGCGAGTTTTTCACTAGATTAGAAATCAGGGGGAAACGAGGAAGAGGTGTCCCTGTGCTCCTAAAACCATCAATGGTCTCAGCCATGGAGCTCCTAGCTCAAACCCGTGAGATGTGTGGAGtcttaaaagaaaatgtattcatgtttggaagaccggAAGCCATGACTGCTTACAGAGGGGGAGAGTGCATCCAAAAGCTTGCAAAGGAGAGTGGTGCTAAAAATCCAGAGGCCTTAACATCAACAAGGCTCAGGAAGCACATAGCTACAATGTCACAGGTTCTTAATCTTCAAGAAAATGAAGCAGACCAACTTGCGGACTTTCTGGGACATGACATTCGTGTGCACAGGCAGTATTATCGACTACCACAAGGAACACTACAGCTTGCCAAAATGAGCAAAATGTTGTTAGCTGTGGAGCAAGGAACCCTCTCCCAGTATAAAGGTCAAACCCTTGATGACGTTCAGATTGACCCGCAAG AAAAAGTTGACTCTACACAAGACCCAGAGGAATCAAGCGATGAGGAAAGTGATCTCACAGTCCCAGAAGCTACAGGGGAAGCAGATGTTGAGGAAGAGGCTGCAACATCCCTTCCATCTTCTTCCAAGACCACTCTCATTGAAG ATATGGGAGTTTCCCAGATGACAGGAGGCATCACCAAACGTAAGTGGACCGATGCTGAAATATATGCTGTCGAAAAGCACATGATGCACTTCATCCATAAATGCCAGGTACCACAAAAGTTGGACTGCCTTCGCTGTATTAATTCTGAACCACATGCCCTAAAAAATCGCACTTGGACTGGTGTCAAAAACTTTGTCAGAAACCGCATTACGACCTTAAAGAGAAGGGCTTCTGCCAAATGCTAA